In Bacteroidota bacterium, the genomic window GCAAAAATTTCGGTAATGGGTGGAGAACAAGCTGCTAATGTGTTAATTACTGTAAAACAAGATCAATACAAAGCTCAAGGCAAGGAAATGCCTCAAAAAGAAATTGATGAATTAAGAAAATCTATTATTGACAAATACGAATATGAAGGCTCTGCATATTTCAGTACTTCACGGCTTTGGGATGATGGAATTATTGACCCTGTGGATACCAGAAAAATATTAGCTCTTGGAATATCCATGTCATTAAATAAAGAATTTGATGAACCTAAATTTGGTATTTACCGCATGTAAACAAAAATAAAAAAAAATAATGAATTACAAAACCATAGAATTTGAATTAAAAAATAATGTAGGAACAATATGGCTAAACCGCCCAAAAGTTCATAATGCTTTTAACAACGAAATGTTGTCAGAGGTAATTGATTGTGTAGAAAATGCAAATAATAACAAAGATGTTGTTTGTGTTGTGATAAGAGGTAGAGACAAATCATTTTGTGCAGGTGCCGACTTAAATTGGATGAGAGATGTAGCACAAAATTCTTATGAAGAAAATTATAAAGAAAGTCTGAATTTATCAAAATGTTTTTACACTATTTATACTTGCAAAAAACCAACTATTGCTTTAGTTCATGGTGTTGCAATAGGCGGTGCCAATGGACTTTTAGCGGCTTGCGATATGGCTTATTGTACTAATGATGCTACTTTTTCTTTAAGTGAAGTGAAGATTGGAATTATCCCTGCATGTGTTTCACCTTATGTTGTAAAACGAACAGGTGAATTTGGCTCTAAAGAATTAATGCTTACAGGCAAAAGGATAAAAGGCAAGGAAGCAGAATCTTACCGATTGGTAAATAAATCTCTTGAAGCTAATGAAATAGAGAGCTATGTTGAATCAGTAATAAAGTTATTAAAAACAAGTGGACCTGTATCAATGACTCAATGTAAAGACCTTCTTTTTGAAGTATCAAATAATTTAAGTCTTGATGAAGCCTATAAATATACTGCTAAAATGATTGCTGATATAAGAGCATCGGAAGAAGGACAAGAAGGAATGGCAGCATTTCTGGAAAAAAGAAAACCTAACTGGGTAAAAGAATAAAAAATATAAATATTAAATAAATTTAAGCCAAAACGATAATGAAACTTTTCAATAAAATCCTAATTGCAAACAGAAGTGAAATAGCAGTTAGAATTATTAAATCTGCAAAAAAATTAGGTATTAAAACAGTTTCCATTTATTCCGAAGTTGATACGGATTCCTTACATATTAATCTTGCCGATGAAGCATACTGCATTGGTAAAATTGACCTAAACGAAACCTACCTGAACATTGATAAAATTATTGCTGTTGCAAAAAAATCAAACTGTGATGCAATACATCCCGGTTACGGTTTTCTTTCCGAAAATCCTCTTTTTGTTAAAGCATGCGAAAAAGCAGGAATAACTTTTATAGGACCATCTTCTGATACTCTTGAGATTATGGGTAATAAAATAAAAGCTCGGGAATTTATTAAATCTATTAATGTACCTATAAACGAAGGTATTACAGGAGATACTAAGGAATTACTTAAAGCAAGCAAAACAATTCCTTTTCCATTGCTGATTAAAGCTGCTGCAGGTGGCGGTGGCAAAGGAATGCGAATTGTTCACAATGATAATGAACTTGTAGAATCTATTGAATCAACACAAAGAGAAGCAAAATCTTATTTTGGAGATGAAACAGTTTTTATTGAAAAATATATTGAAGAACCACGACACATTGAAGTACAAATAATAGGTGATAATTTCGGAAATGTCATTCATCTTTTTGAAAGGGAATGCTCTATTCAAAGGCGTTACCAAAAAATTATCGAAGAAGCCCCCTCTCCCACTCTCACTGATAAAGTACGAAAAGAAATGTGCAATTCGGCAGTGAAAATTGCTGAAAAAATAAAATATAATAATGCAGGTACAATTGAATTTTTGGTTGATAAAGACCTTAATTATTATTTCCTTGAAATGAACACCAGAATACAAGTTGAGCATCCTGTTACTGAATTAACTACAGGAGTTGACATAGTGAAAGAGCAAATATTAATTGCTGCAGGAAATAAACTTAGCTTGGAGCAAAAAAATATAAATCAAAACGGACATGCAATTGAATGTAGAGTGTATGCCGAAGATCCTGCTACTAATTTTTTACCTTCTCCCGGAAAAATGTTGCTTTACAAAGAACCAAAAGGTAAAAATATTAGAATAGATACGGGAATTGATAAAAATACAGAAATAAAAAGCTTTTTCGACCCCATGATTTCAAAACTAATTGTTTGGGGTGAAGATAGAAATCAAGCTATTAAGTTAATGTCTGATGCACTTAAAGATTATATTATTCACGGTATAAAAACTAACATAGCTTATCTCATTAAGGTTATAAATCATAAAATTTTTATAAAAAATAATATTTCTACAAAATTCTGTGATGAATATACGGAGACAATTATTAATGATATTAATAAGGATAAAAAAAACACTCCTTCATACATTCCAACAATTGCACTATTACTCTATAAACTCAACACTAATTCCTCAAACACCGCTACAAATTTAGATTATAATGTTTGGAAAATAATTGGTTATTGGAGAGATATTATGTCAGCCAATATTGAATTAGAAGAAAAATCTTTTGAAATAAAAATTAATAGTATTTCTAAAAAGTTTTATGAGTTTGAAATTTCCGAAGAAAAATTTAATTGTAATCTAATTAGTATTGATGATAACGGAAAATGCAAATTTATTATTAACGAAAATTATTATGTCAGCTATATTTCAGAAGACGAAAAAGGAAATTCTTTTGTAAATATTAACGATATAATCTTTAAAGTCAAACGTACTGATATCCTTTCAGATGATTCAACCTCACCTATTAGTGCAGAAAATTTGGGTGAAGATGGCAATAAAATAAAATCACCCATGCCTGGAAAAATCATTAAAATAAATGTAAAGAAAAATGAGAAAGTAAAAAAAGGTGAAGTTTTATTGGTTATTGAATCAATGAAAATGGAGAATAATATTGAATCAAGAATAGATGGCACTGTTAAAGAAATTAAAGTTTCATTAAATGATATGGTTACAAGCGAACAAGAATTACTAAAATTGGAATAAAGGAAAATTTATTTATAAAAAGAGTATTTTAATTTTTACTAAAAAAAACAAATATGTATATAAACGAAGAACATGATTTAATAAGACAAACTGTAAGAGATTTTGCAGAAAGAGAAATACAACCACGTGCTCAAGAACTTGATGAAAATGCAGAGTTTTCAGTTGAACTTACAAAAATGATTGGGGAATTGGGTCTTTTTGGAATGTACTTACCTGAAAAATATGGTGGACAAGAGCTTGACATACTTTCATATATCATTGCAGTAGAAGAACTTGCACGAGTTGACAGTTCACAAGCAGCCACACTTGCAGCACACAACTCACTTGGCATTGGTCCCATTTATTACTATGGTACAGAAGAACAAAAAGAAAAATATCTTCCACAATTATGCACTGGAGAGGCACTTTGGGGATTTGGCTTAACAGAACCTGATGCAGGTTCAGATTCAAGAGGAACTAAAACTAAAGCTGTAAAAAACGGTGATGAATGGACAATAAACGGTTCTAAAATATTTATTACTAATGCGTCATCTCCTATCACAATTGGTTCTGCTATTCAAACTGTTACAAATATTGATGAAAAAGGTAACAAAGAATTTACAAATTTTATTGTAGAGCAAAACACTCCCGGATTTAAAGCTGTTTCCATGCATGGAAAAATGATGTGGAGAGCCTCCAATACTGCCGAATTATATTTTGATGATTGTAAAGTTCCTGATGAAAACATGCTTGGGAAAATAGGCGAAGGTTCTAAAATAATGCTTGACACACTTGACGGTGGTCGCCTTTCAATTGCTGCAATGGGCTTAGGATTGGCTCAAGGTGCTTTTGAATTAGCTTTACAATATGCCAATGAAAGAAAACAATTTGGAAGAGCAATTGTTAAATTTCAAACTACCGCTTTTAAACTTGCCGACATGGCAACAAAAATTGAATTAGCAAGAACATTACTCTATAAAGCTTGTTGGCTTAAAGACAACAATAAAGCCTATGCAAAAGAAGCTGCAATGTCTAAATTATATTGCTCGGAAATAGCAAAAGAAGTTGCCGATGAAGCAGTTCAAATCCACGGTGGTTACGGATTAATGAAAGACTATCCTATTGAAAGATTCTATCGTGATCAAAGATTGCTACAAATTGGTGAAGGAACTTCTGAAATTCAAAGATTGGTTATTGCTCGATATATTAATAAATAAGTGATAAATTAGAAATTTAACAAACCAATAAATTGAAGATTGCTAATCAACAAATAAAAATTACCGAATGTCCTCGTGATGCTTGGCAGGGAATAAAACAATATATTTCTGTTAAGGACAAAAGCGATTACATTAACACTTTATTAAAAG contains:
- a CDS encoding enoyl-CoA hydratase-related protein → MNYKTIEFELKNNVGTIWLNRPKVHNAFNNEMLSEVIDCVENANNNKDVVCVVIRGRDKSFCAGADLNWMRDVAQNSYEENYKESLNLSKCFYTIYTCKKPTIALVHGVAIGGANGLLAACDMAYCTNDATFSLSEVKIGIIPACVSPYVVKRTGEFGSKELMLTGKRIKGKEAESYRLVNKSLEANEIESYVESVIKLLKTSGPVSMTQCKDLLFEVSNNLSLDEAYKYTAKMIADIRASEEGQEGMAAFLEKRKPNWVKE
- a CDS encoding acetyl-CoA carboxylase biotin carboxylase subunit, producing the protein MKLFNKILIANRSEIAVRIIKSAKKLGIKTVSIYSEVDTDSLHINLADEAYCIGKIDLNETYLNIDKIIAVAKKSNCDAIHPGYGFLSENPLFVKACEKAGITFIGPSSDTLEIMGNKIKAREFIKSINVPINEGITGDTKELLKASKTIPFPLLIKAAAGGGGKGMRIVHNDNELVESIESTQREAKSYFGDETVFIEKYIEEPRHIEVQIIGDNFGNVIHLFERECSIQRRYQKIIEEAPSPTLTDKVRKEMCNSAVKIAEKIKYNNAGTIEFLVDKDLNYYFLEMNTRIQVEHPVTELTTGVDIVKEQILIAAGNKLSLEQKNINQNGHAIECRVYAEDPATNFLPSPGKMLLYKEPKGKNIRIDTGIDKNTEIKSFFDPMISKLIVWGEDRNQAIKLMSDALKDYIIHGIKTNIAYLIKVINHKIFIKNNISTKFCDEYTETIINDINKDKKNTPSYIPTIALLLYKLNTNSSNTATNLDYNVWKIIGYWRDIMSANIELEEKSFEIKINSISKKFYEFEISEEKFNCNLISIDDNGKCKFIINENYYVSYISEDEKGNSFVNINDIIFKVKRTDILSDDSTSPISAENLGEDGNKIKSPMPGKIIKINVKKNEKVKKGEVLLVIESMKMENNIESRIDGTVKEIKVSLNDMVTSEQELLKLE
- a CDS encoding acyl-CoA dehydrogenase family protein encodes the protein MYINEEHDLIRQTVRDFAEREIQPRAQELDENAEFSVELTKMIGELGLFGMYLPEKYGGQELDILSYIIAVEELARVDSSQAATLAAHNSLGIGPIYYYGTEEQKEKYLPQLCTGEALWGFGLTEPDAGSDSRGTKTKAVKNGDEWTINGSKIFITNASSPITIGSAIQTVTNIDEKGNKEFTNFIVEQNTPGFKAVSMHGKMMWRASNTAELYFDDCKVPDENMLGKIGEGSKIMLDTLDGGRLSIAAMGLGLAQGAFELALQYANERKQFGRAIVKFQTTAFKLADMATKIELARTLLYKACWLKDNNKAYAKEAAMSKLYCSEIAKEVADEAVQIHGGYGLMKDYPIERFYRDQRLLQIGEGTSEIQRLVIARYINK